The following coding sequences are from one Alosa alosa isolate M-15738 ecotype Scorff River chromosome 3, AALO_Geno_1.1, whole genome shotgun sequence window:
- the parp14rs3 gene encoding protein mono-ADP-ribosyltransferase PARP14 isoform X2, with protein MEEKTLILEGLPDDLNNIRPKLELYFKNKRRSGGEITDLRKHPTDDKKAMLVYMDGEGAKKVLDKTVHKLAIKSFGEVELTVTLPDNDSSKLAKTKPPVTPRPQMNKPIPSKKPIPPSPKKGVTEEAKDEIINESTGSKADESSQKVDLLLVSSKNPLHEDVLSMYFEKFSPRSEVNKHEDNHWILKLKSQSDVQKVLNHRGHKFGICVEVYHDNTPQPGCQEVSKEEISEANTLIVTKKSSMDNGMIDMYLEQFSENFEIHNYGKEQCIVKFANQSDAQKFLAREKHDLDISVEVYNEQAMQKRQDPRRFLLSGFGDSCKLKVVSLYIGSCSQGKEHTWEILDDEKILVTFKSDIDIQSFLKRCSTKKCQNMEITATCVQRADSVFVQGDMSTVSDDALMLYFSNKKRSRGGEVKSLQWLDSRTSVVIAFEDCHVVSQVVEKKHHICDRDLSVSVFHSNLQQRLTGTAPSSLVQPSDVTIPIHEALYDYLTRNEVCKKEITSELAKVHSNVAFGKTTEPCLILSFDAVPESLLALRLGSSWERKAKKTTQDILDKYSVDELAVGPDVWVRTEGESIKLSSLNATVRYKKDAAKVVVVGMQGDVRSCMEGIRQTVATASQELEKERNTVERQIQVGSREELDFIWDRVHTQIKDMEFTKDDTSLTFVLKGLRDRVTEAEKILKDKQSNVVNQPLALSSALVDFIKLAGPNKFERDLAQNNIFISLSNQEESVQIIAEKGDIKSAEDKLGEILQEQEILLSSDPEKVILGEEWKLFYEGLLDEVKASNNVLHLKVLEGKIEVCGFASLVADVSRKLKGYLENKKPTSEEVPLKSVKEVQFVDSCMNLSEAPELKSLHVTILANKTEASPCLKITAPSSSIKDAVTLVKNKLTPIVNDTFLYSKAGQSKVLEKNKQSLQAKAKEMGCKLFFTVQKPPDVKATATAPQPTARAVGTAPTPLSPIQLPSSGTDLKVTVSGVPVFLRKGDITKEAVDVIVNSTNSSLNLDTGVSAAILKAAGQSVEDECKALGTQKNDAVVLTSGGSLSCKHIAHMVGPTTAADITSSIEKALDLCEGNTASSLSVPAIGTGRGGIKTQDSLGAILKGLENHLSRTTSSSIKAMNLVIFEQKVFDESSDYFKKRNTKHSSTIIYNPHGTLPADEVKIGGVRIQVKKGDLTQETVKGIVNTTNTDMSLKGGVSGAIFRAAGMSVEKECQNHGSLKGNTAAVTSAGKLQCDFIIHMLGPHSAADATARVQNVLERCEEKGITTVSFPAVGTGGGGLKGQEAIMAMLQGVEDHLSKCSPTVLKLVYIVIDRDEILQEFINGIKQWTAKKQDDEDSDDDDDDEDIKIKGAEDSDVEEEDILDGKNTETMIGKIKVKVFCGDITKETTQAIVSSTNTSLDLNSGVSGAILKAAGQTVVDECKAKGTQPSDGVVLTQAGNLATKHIVHLVGQTKEKEIMSSMYKVLQLCEQNSIQSVSFPALGTGAGNLGAAQVARAMIEAVSNFAVNRPKFIKAVHVVVFQTKMLPDFVEALKKFKKVTPITISGILRQSFGAFEKLRSSMCSPAKPSVSSSAALTNVSFPVMAVEAYSTSHNDLALVRKVLDDLLSEECDREEVVSRHLPQLSESDKQALVALSQGQQVEITTEASDKLSVSGKRDDVLATVVKIKDLLLGAQERETRKSEEKRVKETLRWEVAEAGVWKAFGSSVSYTIELAFHRKEKKVTFTDQGETYTVDLKEKTCTDSKGRTRCVKRTLLGDSDTAVIHHPATWTPMTGKKHEIVPLSNTSEEYKKIEKGFLRSSINVDQGYVQKYQVVKIERVQCRDQWQRYAVLKQTIDKRLPKQNNQRHLYHGTTKEIAQKINMYGFNRSFCGRNATVHGEGTYFAKEAWYSSHDTYSNPDDQGLKYMYLASVLTGSPCKSKGGMKEPDPLDASNPGAGLHDCAVDNLQNPFIFVVFCDAGAYPDYLITFKKA; from the exons ATGGAAGAGAAAACATTAATTCTTGAAGGTCTTCCAGATGACTTAAACAACATCAGACCAAAGTTAGAATTATatttcaaaaacaaaagaaGGTCAGGAGGAGAAATAACTGATCTTCGCAAACACCCTACGGATGACAAAAAGGCTATGCTCGTTTACATGGATGGGGAAG GTGCCAAAAAAGTTCTTGATAAAACCGTGCATAAACTAGCTATTAAAAGCTTTGGAGAGGTGGAGCTGACAGTGACATTGCCAGATAATGACAGTTCAAAACTGGCTAAAACCAAGCCCCCGGTTACACCTCGTCCTCAAATGAATAAACCTATTCCATCTAAGAAGCCGATACCTCCCTCACCGAAGAAG GGAGTGACTGAAGAAGCTAAAG ATGAAATTATCAATGAAAGCACAGGATCCAAGGCTGATGAGAGCTCACAGAAAGTGGATTTGCTTCTTGTGAGCAGCAAAAACCCACTTCATGAAGATGTCTTGTCCATGTATTTTGAGAAATTCTCCCCCAGATCTGAAGTCAATAAACATGAAGATAATCACTGGATTCTCAAGCTCAAATCTCAGTCAG ATGTTCAGAAGGTACTTAACCACAGGGGACACAAGTTCGGCATCTGTGTGGAAGTGTACCATGATAACACG CCACAGCCTGGATGTCAAGAAG TATCTAAAGAAGAGATCAGTGAGGCCAATACACTCATTGTGACAAAGAAATCCTCAATGGACAATGGGATGATCGACATGTATCTCGAACAATTCTCTGAGAACTTTGAAATTCACAACTATGGAAAGGAACAGTGCATTGTTAAATTTGCCAACCAGTCAG ATGCACAGAAGTTTCTAGCCAGGGAAAAACATGATCTGGATATCTCAGTTGAGGTCTACAATGAGCAAGCCATGCAGAAGAGACAGGACCCTCGTCGATTCCTCCTTAGTGGGTTTGGGGACTCATGCAAGCTCAAGGTTGTCTCATTGTACATCGGCAGCTGCAGTCAAGGGAAAGAACACACATGGGAGATTCTGGATGACGAAAAGATACTGGTGACTTTCAAAAGTGACATTG ACATACAGTCCTTTTTGAAGAGATGCTCCACAAAAAAGTGTCAGAACATGGAGATCACAGCCACTTGTGTACAACGCGCTGactctgtgtttgtgcaagGTGACATGAGCACAGTGTCAGATGATGCACTGATGCTGTACTTCAGCAACAAAAAGAGGAGTCGAGGTGGAGAGGTCAAGTCCCTGCAATGGCTCGACAGTCGAACAAGTGTCGTAATTGCCTTTGAGGATTGTCATG TTGTCAGTCAAGTCGTGGAGAAGAAGCATCACATTTGTGATAGAGATCTGAGTGTTTCAGTGTTCCATTCCAACCTCCAACAGCGACTGACTGGCACAGCCCCCTCCTCATTGGTCCAGCCCTCGGATGTCACCATCCCCATCCATGAAGCCCTCTATGATTACCTTACTCGCAATGAAGTGTGCAAGAAAGAGATCACGAGCGAACTAGCGAAGGTCCACAGCAATGTTGCATTCGGCAAAACCACAGAACCATGTCTGATATTGAGTTTTGATGCAGTCCCTGAGTCGCTGCTCGCACTGAGGCTGGGGTCCAGCTGGGAACGTAAAGCCAAGAAAACAACCCAAGACATTTTAGATAAATACAGCGTGGATGAATTGGCTGTTGGACCAGACGTCTGGGTTCGGACTGAGGGTGAGAGCATCAAGCTTAGCTCCCTCAATGCCACTGTGCGCTATAAGAAAGATGCTGCTAAGGTTGTGGTTGTGGGTATGCAGGGTGACGTGAGGAGCTGCATGGAAGGtatcaggcagactgtagcgaCTGCTAGCCAAGAGTTGGAAAAGGAAAGGAACACAGTTGAGAGACAGATCCAGGTGGGCTCCAGAGAGGAGTTAGATTTCATATGGGACCGTGTCCACACCCAAATTAAGGATATGGAGTTTACCAAAGATGATACAAGCTTGACTTTTGTCCTCAAAGGCTTGAGGGATCGTGTGACTGAGGCAGAGAAGATCCTGAAAGACAAacagagtaatgttgtcaatcAACCTCTTGCGTTGTCATCAGCTCTTGTAGATTTTATTAAGCTTGCTGGGCCAAATAAATTTGAGAGAGACTTAGCTCAGAACAACATTTTTATTTCCCTCTCAAATCAAGAGGAATCTGTTCAGATCATTGCGGAGAAGGGGGATATTAAGAGTGCCGAAGACAAGCTAGGGGAGATACTCCAAGAACAGGAGATCCTTCTTTCCTCTGACCCAGAGAAGGTCATCCTGGGTGAGGAGTGGAAGTTGTTTTATGAGGGCCTACTCGATGAAGTCAAAGCCAGCAACAATGTCCTCCATCTCAAAGTTCTGGAGGGGAAGATTGAGGTGTGTGGCTTCGCCTCCTTGGTTGCAGACGTGTCAAGGAAACTCAAAGGATATCTAGAAAACAAGAAGCCTACAAGTGAAGAAGTTCCCCTGAAGTCTGTGAAAGAAGTACAATTTGTTGATTCATGTATGAACCTCTCAGAAGCTCCCGAGCTGAAGTCCCTTCACGTGACCATATTAGCCAACAAGACTGAGGCCTCCCCTTGTCTGAAGATTACAGCACCAAGCAGTTCCATCAAAGATGCTGTTACTCTGGTGAAGAACAAACTGACACCAATTGTGAATGACACGTTCCTCTACTCTAAAGCAGGGCAGTCCAAAGTTCTGGAGAAAAATAAACAGTCCCTTCAGGCAAAAGCAAAGGAAATGGGATGCAAACTCTTCTTCACAGTCCAGAAACCTCCTGATGTGAAAGCAACAGCAACCGCTCCACAGCCTACA GCTAGAGCAGTGGGAACAGCCCctactcccctctctcccatccAGCTTCCAAGTTCAGGAACCGACCTAAAAG TGACCGTCAGTGGTGTGCCAGTATTCCTCAGAAAAGGAGATATTACTAAAGAGGCAGTCGACGTCATTGTGAATTCTACTAATAGCAGTCTGAATCTTGACACTG GTGTTTCAGCTGCCATCCTTAAAGCAGCAGGCCAATCAGTAGAGGATGAATGCAAAGCTCTTG GCACTCAAAAGAATGATGCTGTGGTTCTCACGTCTGGTGGGAGTTTATCGTGTAAACACATTGCTCACATGGTTGGGCCCACCACTGCTGCTGACATCACATCCTCCATTGAGAAAGCTCTAGATCTCTGTGAAGGAAACACAGCGTCTTCTTTGTCAGTTCCAGCCATCGGAACTG GGAGGGGTGGTATTAAAACACAAGACTCCCTTGGAGCAATTCTCAAAGGTCTGGAGAATCATCTGTCGCGTACCACCTCATCAAGCATTAAGGCCATGAACCTGGTCATTTTTGAGCAGAAAGTTTTTGACGAATCCTCTGATTACTTCAAAAAAAGGAATACAAAG CATTCCTCTACTATTATATACAATCCCCATGGAACACTTCCTGCAGATGAAG TGAAAATTGGTGGTGTGAGAATTCAGGTGAAGAAAGGTGACCTCACCCAGGAGACAGTGAAAGGCATTGTGAACACTACCAACACTGACATGAGCTTGAAAGGAG GCGTTTCAGGAGCTATATTCAGGGCAGCTGGAATGTCAGTCGAGAAGGAGTGCCAGAACCATG GTTCGCTCAAAGGCAACACAGCTGCAGTGACTAGTGCTGGCAAACTGCAGTGCGATTTCATTATTCACATGTTGGGTCCGCACTCTGCTGCCGATGCGACAGCTCGCGTACAGAACGTTCTGGAGAGGTGTGAGGAGAAAGGCATCACCACGGTCTCCTTTCCTGCAGTTGGCACTG gtggtggtggtctgAAGGGCCAAGAGGCCATCATGGCCATGTTGCAGGGTGTGGAGGACCATCTGTCCAAGTGCTCTCCCACCGTCCTTAAGCTGGTCTACATCGTCATTGACCGGGACGAGATCCTCCAGGAGTTTATAAATGGCATCAAGCAGTGGACAGCCAAAAAGCAG GATGATGAagatagtgatgatgatgatgacgatgaagaTATTAAAATTAAGGGGGCAGAAGACAGCGATGTGGAGGAGGAAGACATCTTAGACG GCAAAAACACTGAAACAATGATTGGGAAAATTAAAGTCAAAGTGTTTTGTGGTGACATTACAAAAGAGACAACGCAGGCCATAGTCAGTAGCACAAACACAAGCCTCGACTTGAATTCAG GAGTCTCAGGGGCCATCCTCAAAGCGGCTGGACAGACTGTTGTGGATGAGTGCAAAGCCAAGG gcacccaacccAGTGATGGTGTAGTCCTGACCCAGGCAGGGAACCTGGCAACTAAACACATTGTCCACTTGGTTGGTCAAACAAAAGAGAAGGAAATCATGAGCTCTATGTACAAAGTCCTACaactgtgtgaacaaaacaGTATCCAGTCTGTCTCCTTTCCAGCACTAGGAACTG GTGCTGGGAACTTAGGAGCTGCTCAGGTTGCACGTGCCATGATTGAGGCCGTTTCTAATTTTGCAGTCAATCGCCCAAAATTTATAAAGGCTGTTCACGTTGTCGTATTCCAAACCAAGATGTTACCAGACTTTGTGGAGGCTCTAAAGAAGTTTAAGAAAGTGACCCCCATAACAATAAGTG GCATATTAAGGCAATCCTTTGGGGCTTTTGAGAAACTGCGCTCTTCTATGTGTAGCCCTGCCAAACCCTCAGTATCTTCATCTGCTGCATTAACCAATGTGTCATTCCCCGTCATGGCCGTTGAAGCTTACAGTACATCCCATAATGACCTGGCGCTGGTCCGAAAGGTCCTGGACGACCTGCTGTCGGAGGAGTGTGACCGTGAGGAGGTGGTCTCCAGGCACCTCCCCCAGCTCTCCGAGTCCGACAAGCAGGCCTTAGTGGCCCTCAGCCAGGGCCAGCAGGTGGAGATCACCACAGAGGCCAGCGACAAGCTGTCCGTTTCGGGGAAGAGGGACGACGTGCTGGCCACAGTGGTGAAGATCAAAGACCTCCTCCTGGGGGCGCAGGAGAGGGAGACACGCAAAAGCGAGGAGAAGAGGGTCAAGGAGACCCTGCGGTGGGAGGTGGCCGAGGCCGGGGTGTGGAAGGCGTTCGGATCGAGCGTCAGCTACACCATCGAGCTGGCCTTCCACCGGAAAGAGAAGAAGGTGACTTTTACGGACCAAGGGGAGACCTACACGGTGGACCTGAAGGAGAAAACGTGCACGGACAGTAAGGGGAGAACGAGGTGTGTTAAACGAACTCTGCTTGGTGACTCAGACACAG CTGTCATTCATCATCCAGCCACATGGACTCCGATGACTGGGAAAAAACATGAAATTGTCCCCCTCTCAAACACATCAGAAGAGTACAAGAAAATTGAAAAGGGGTTTTTGAGGAGTAGCATAAATGTTGACCAAGGCTATGTTCAAAAGTATCAAGTAGTCAAG ATCGAAAGGGTTCAATGTCGGGACCAGTGGCAGAGATATGCGGTATTGAAGCAGACCATTGATAAAAGGCTCCCAAAACAGAATAATCAGCGGCATCTTTACCATGGAACAACCAAGGAAATCGCTCAAAAAATCAACATGTATGGCTTCAACAGGAGTTTCTGTGGGAGAAATG ccacagtgCATGGTGAAGGAACATACTTTGCCAAAGAGGCATGGTACTCCAGCCATGACACCTACTCCAACCCTGATGATCAAGGCCTGAAGTACATGTATTTGGCCAGCGTGCTGACCGGCTCTCCCTGCAAATCCAAAGGCGGCATGAAGGAGCCTGACCCATTGGACGCCAGCAACCCAGGAGCTGGCCTGCACGACTGCGCCGTGGACAACCTGCAGAATCCCTTCATCTTTGTGGTGTTCTGTGATGCTGGTGCCTACCCTGACTACCTAATCACATTTAAAAAAGCATGA